The stretch of DNA GAATTGAAGCAACAGGACCAGATTTTTTAGGTTTTGCTGAAGGTCGAGATGAAGCACAAGGAAACTTTTTTATTGGTAGTTCTTTAATTGGTACTAACGAAAATTTTTCTTTTGATTTTTTTGGTTTTTTAGACTTAGAATCCCAAGTAGATCAAGTATTACCTAAAAGATTTCAAACTATTGGTGAAGTAGCTTTTCAAGTTTATAAATTGGATACTACTACTAGTAACTTAACTTTACTAGATTCTTTTAGTTTATTGGGTATCTTAAACACAGATACTAGAGCAAAAGATGCTTTAATTACAACTGAAGAAAGTGATTATATTACTCTCAATACAAATAGTAATAATAATTTTGGTAGCGACACAGAAACAATTACCGCTTCTTTTGTAGGTAATTACTCTCGTTCTTTTAATGAAGAAACTCGTTTGGTTTTTGTTAGCACCAGTCTAAGTAAAGTTACTCCTGTGCCTGAGTCTTCAAGTTGGTTGGGTTTGCTAGGTTTAGGATTATTACCATTGATTAATCGTAGTAAATTCTAGATTAAGTAGCTGATTGTAATTCGGAATCAGAATTTGTTTGATTGTGGAGTAGATAGTTAACTTCCCCTTCTAACCATCGATCAAACATTTTCATGATAATTTCTTCATGAAGCTCAGGAGTTAATTGTGGATCGATAAACTCTTCTACTTTAATAATGTGATATCCTAATCCAGTCTTGATCGGACCTACAATTTGACCTTGGGTACTAGCAAAAATTGCTGCTGATATCTCTGGTAAAATATTCCAACGATAAAGTTTTCCTTCATAGCCACATTGATATCTTCTTTTCTGATCAAGGTCGTAATAATGGGCTGCTTGATAAAAACTAATTTCCTCTTCTTCGATCTGATAAAACAACTCTTGAGCTAATTTCTCGTAAGGAATTACGATTTGATATAACAAAACTTGTTCAAAGTCTAAACGGTTTTGAGCAAAATGCTTTTCTGCTTCTTTGGCAAATAAATGTCTTGCTAATTTTTCGGCACGAATGCGATCGCAAATCCCCGCTTCCCAGTCGTCTGCTGTTAACATTTCTTCTTTAAGCCAGGCAAGAGTATCAGCTGCCTTTTCTAGCCGTTTTTGACGACGAATTTTATCTGCCTCTCCTTGAATTTCTTCTGGCGTTACCTGAATACCTCGTTCTGCTGCTGCTCGATTAATTACTATTTGATGTAAAATTTTTTGACAGATTTCTCTGAGGCTAATGTTTTTTTTTAAGAAATCAAGAATTAACTCGGGTTGTTTGGGGATTTGGTTTAAGGAAATCATGTTTACATCTTGCTCATTTTATAACAATCCATATTAATAACAATTTTTATTTTAAATAACTGTAGCAATTCTAAAAATATTATGTAAACAAATTGTATATCAACAGTAAACTTACAAGCTCAACATATTTTTTTTGACAAAAGATTAAAAATTGCTATCTAATTAAGATAAGAGGCAAAAGTGGATTTAAACTGCATATTCTTTTAACGAAAGCTACTACCCTTTTTTAACCATTAACTTAAATGAATGATGGCTTATATAAATAATTTACTTTTCCTTGAAAATTATCAATAAAGCAGAGCCTAAAATATGTAATTAGATTAGGCTCAAACTTTAAAAAGTTTTTGTTTAAAAATAGATTAGTGGTAATAAACATCTTCTAGGTAATACGTTATAAATTTCACCCGAAGATGTCTACTATAAAAGTTGAGTAACTCTGACACTTAGAGGTCAATTACAGCAGTATTGCTAGCTGTAACGTTTACACCTACACCAGATTTATAAGCTTTGATCTTAATATCACCTGTAGATGCTTTAGCATATTGATCAACATCGATGTCTACTTTGTAGCTATAGTAACCACCTTTTTTACCTTTTTTTCCTCCACCAATAATTTCATCAGTAGCAACTTCTAAGTAGGTAAGATCAGAAATATACATAACTTTCTCTCCAAATTTGATTGATTAACTCGCAATTGATTTATTGCTTTGTTACTTTTAATTTATCTAAAAAAAATATTTTTAAGTTGCCATTTTGGCAGAGATTTTAAATTGAGTTTATCCACACTGAATTAATATAAATTTTCCAATGTTTTTGAAGTTTATAAAAATAATATAAAGAACATTTTTGTTATAAAAGCATCTAAAATACATCTTTTAAGTATGCTTATTTATAAATAAAGCTCATTTAGTTAAGAATTTAAACTACAACTATTTAAGTTTTTCTACCTGAAAGAATTGAGCTTGTCTAATCAACTCTCTAATAACATCGTTATATTCTCGACCCGATTGTTGACAGTATTTATCTAGTTTTTCTAATTCTGCCTGAGAAAGTCGAACGGAAATTGTTTTAGCAACCCAACCTTTTCTACCCATTTTTTTATCTTACAGCTACATTTAAGATGTGCCTATGTCAAATCAAAGAATTTTTGTGAGGGGCTAACCTCGGAGGCTTGTACGCCTCGTAACAGATAAACACTGTAGATGCAACTCATACTCAGAGCGTTCGGGGTTTCTTCTGCTGAGTTGCTCGTTAATTCAAAAATTTGCTCTACAAGTTCTTTGTTG from Stanieria cyanosphaera PCC 7437 encodes:
- a CDS encoding peptidylprolyl isomerase — protein: MISLNQIPKQPELILDFLKKNISLREICQKILHQIVINRAAAERGIQVTPEEIQGEADKIRRQKRLEKAADTLAWLKEEMLTADDWEAGICDRIRAEKLARHLFAKEAEKHFAQNRLDFEQVLLYQIVIPYEKLAQELFYQIEEEEISFYQAAHYYDLDQKRRYQCGYEGKLYRWNILPEISAAIFASTQGQIVGPIKTGLGYHIIKVEEFIDPQLTPELHEEIIMKMFDRWLEGEVNYLLHNQTNSDSELQSAT
- a CDS encoding ribbon-helix-helix protein, CopG family; translated protein: MGRKGWVAKTISVRLSQAELEKLDKYCQQSGREYNDVIRELIRQAQFFQVEKLK